One stretch of Oryzias latipes chromosome 7, ASM223467v1 DNA includes these proteins:
- the LOC101169098 gene encoding ADP-ribosylation factor-like protein 8A isoform X1 — MIALINKLLDWFKALFWKEEMELTLVGLQYSGKTTFVNVIASGQFSEDMIPTVGFNMRKITKGNVTIKLWDIGGQPRFRSMWERYCRGVSAIVYMVDAADPEKIEASKNELHNLLDKPQLQGIPVLVLGNKRDLLGALDEKELIERMNLSAIQDREICCYSISCKEKDNIDITLQWLIQHSKTKRSS, encoded by the exons ATGATAGCCCTCATTAATAAGCTGCTCGACTGGTTCAAGGCGCTCTTCTGGAAGGAGGAGATGGAGCTGACCCTGGTGGGGTTGCAGTACTCGGGGAAGACCACCTTTGTCAACGTGATAGCG TCTGGCCAGTTCAGTGAAGACATGATTCCCACAGTGGGCTTCAACATGAGGAAGATCACAAAGGGCAACGTCACCATCAAG CTGTGGGACATTGGAGGCCAGCCTCGCTTCAGGAGCATGTGGGAACGTTACTGTCGAGGAGTCAGCGCCATTGT GTACATGGTGGATGCAGCCGATCCAGAGAAGATCGAAGCCTCCAAGAACGAGCTGCACAACCTCTTGGACAAACCACAGCTCCAGGGAATCCCT gttctggttctgggtaATAAGAGGGATCTACTAGGAGCTCTGGATGAGAAGGAGCTCATAGAGAGGAT GAACCTGTCGGCCATCCAGGACAGAGAGATCTGCTGCTACTCCATCTCCTGCAAGGAAAAAGACAACATCG ACATCACTCTCCAGTGGCTGATCCAACACTCCAAGACCAAGAGGAGTTCCTGA
- the LOC101169098 gene encoding ADP-ribosylation factor-like protein 8A isoform X2, which produces MRPWEHRGAPSFGNSGQFSEDMIPTVGFNMRKITKGNVTIKLWDIGGQPRFRSMWERYCRGVSAIVYMVDAADPEKIEASKNELHNLLDKPQLQGIPVLVLGNKRDLLGALDEKELIERMNLSAIQDREICCYSISCKEKDNIDITLQWLIQHSKTKRSS; this is translated from the exons atgagaCCATGGGAGCACCGAGGAGCTCCTTCATTCGGAAAC TCTGGCCAGTTCAGTGAAGACATGATTCCCACAGTGGGCTTCAACATGAGGAAGATCACAAAGGGCAACGTCACCATCAAG CTGTGGGACATTGGAGGCCAGCCTCGCTTCAGGAGCATGTGGGAACGTTACTGTCGAGGAGTCAGCGCCATTGT GTACATGGTGGATGCAGCCGATCCAGAGAAGATCGAAGCCTCCAAGAACGAGCTGCACAACCTCTTGGACAAACCACAGCTCCAGGGAATCCCT gttctggttctgggtaATAAGAGGGATCTACTAGGAGCTCTGGATGAGAAGGAGCTCATAGAGAGGAT GAACCTGTCGGCCATCCAGGACAGAGAGATCTGCTGCTACTCCATCTCCTGCAAGGAAAAAGACAACATCG ACATCACTCTCCAGTGGCTGATCCAACACTCCAAGACCAAGAGGAGTTCCTGA